The DNA region ACATGGGCATGCCTTGGTTGTTGACCAATGCCCCGAATGGTGTGCGGAGCCCGGCTCCTGTGCTTGGCCAAGATACCGATCAAGTGATGGGCGACATCCTCGGGTATTCGATGCAACAGATTACCAAGCTTAAAGCCGAGAAGGTGTTGTATTGAACGTGATCGGAATCACATCATCGGATCATCGAGCCATTGAGGCAACCTGCGCTTCATTCTTTCAATGGTGCGATGACCCGATGACGAATTTGCCTTACACCGGCTCAGATGAGTCGACGACGATCTTGCGCGATTTGAACTTCCACTCACCATTCTCTTTGGCGTATTCGTCATTGTACCAGCCCGATACTGCATGCTTTTTGCCGTCACGAATCAATTTCACCTCAAGGTAGCAGGTGCCTTTGGCACGATCCGCGCCGAGTAATTCAACCACATGATTATGAATGAACGGACGCGGTCTCATCGCATCCAAGCCAGTACCAATCATTTTGCGTAAGGCCTCATGTCCTTGCGCGTCTGGCAGGCTCTTGTCGTTCGTCGATATCGAGCCGTCTTTGGTAAACAGGTTCACATATCCGTCCAGATCTTTTTGCCATACGGTGTGGCAATAGCGCACGGGCAGGGTGCGAATTTCTTCACGATCGAGCACTTCTTGTAGCGCGGCTTCCATGCTTTTTGCTGCCATACGATCCTCCTTTAGTTCACTACAGTGATTGTCCTCTGTATATGCCAGAGTGCCATCTGCTCTCAAGAGCACGGTTGCCCACTGGGTGCTTTCCTACACTTGTGGCACTGGGAAAAGTCTTTTATGGAACAGGGATGGCAACAACACATAGTCCTTCAACACAGAAGAGTGGCACCTGGGTGGTGATTGGGCTTTTAGCTCTTGCGGTACTTGCGGTGATCGTCTCGCGCGTCTTCTATTTTTCCTCTGACTCTGCGACTGATGTGTTGCAGCAAGAAGGCCTTCCGGCAGCGCGTCAGGGAATGGCGCTGTCACAGCAAGGGAAGAAACTCTTGCCGATGGAAGAGCAACGCGAGATGGATGCCATTTATGCTGAGGCTTTTACGGCCTTGTCCACTGAGGAACGTCAGCGCTTTATGACCTTAGGACAAAAAGGAACCGCGGTCACTGACGCTGAGATCAC from Deltaproteobacteria bacterium includes:
- a CDS encoding nuclear transport factor 2 family protein → MAAKSMEAALQEVLDREEIRTLPVRYCHTVWQKDLDGYVNLFTKDGSISTNDKSLPDAQGHEALRKMIGTGLDAMRPRPFIHNHVVELLGADRAKGTCYLEVKLIRDGKKHAVSGWYNDEYAKENGEWKFKSRKIVVDSSEPV